Proteins from a genomic interval of bacterium:
- a CDS encoding CoA protein activase produces the protein MPAVTFPHMGYIYIALKSIFASLGSRVIIAPRPNKNTLYLASKYAPELTCLPLKINLGNLIEALNLGANLIVTGGGEGPCRFGYYGEIQRRILGELGYNFELVSVNQTKILEVVKKIKYITKVKSTWDVMKSLYFGWTKMKLIESSESNLRTLRLFETREGECERIFFNLLRKIDNIKSLKETKDFKGYIDEEFSKAGIEKKNDYLKIAVVGEIFMVLEPFVNFNLEKRLSEMGIYVDRTVKITNWLKRVWSFDREARAEIKMIKELAKPYLKKHIGGEGLYSIGQSILSKRQNFDGVIQIAPFTCMPEIVAYSIFPKIMQKEKIPVLSLFLDEHSSETGIMTRVEAFVDLIKRQKFVKHS, from the coding sequence ATGCCGGCAGTTACTTTTCCGCACATGGGTTACATTTATATAGCTTTAAAATCAATTTTTGCGTCTCTGGGAAGCCGGGTTATTATCGCGCCGCGTCCGAATAAGAACACCCTTTATCTTGCCTCAAAATATGCGCCTGAACTTACATGCCTGCCTTTAAAAATAAATCTTGGAAATTTAATTGAAGCTTTGAATTTGGGAGCAAATTTAATAGTTACAGGCGGCGGTGAAGGTCCGTGCAGGTTTGGATACTACGGCGAGATTCAAAGAAGGATTCTCGGGGAACTGGGCTATAATTTTGAGCTTGTGTCGGTTAACCAGACAAAAATTCTGGAAGTTGTTAAAAAAATTAAATATATAACTAAAGTCAAGTCAACGTGGGACGTGATGAAATCTTTGTATTTTGGATGGACCAAAATGAAATTGATAGAATCATCTGAGAGCAATCTTAGAACTCTTCGCCTATTTGAAACAAGGGAAGGGGAATGTGAAAGGATATTTTTCAATTTATTGCGAAAGATTGATAATATAAAATCACTGAAAGAGACAAAAGATTTTAAAGGCTATATTGATGAAGAATTTTCAAAGGCCGGGATTGAAAAAAAAAATGATTATTTAAAAATTGCGGTTGTCGGAGAGATTTTTATGGTTTTAGAACCGTTTGTAAATTTCAATCTTGAAAAAAGACTTTCTGAAATGGGAATTTATGTTGACAGGACAGTTAAAATCACGAATTGGCTGAAAAGGGTGTGGTCGTTTGACAGGGAGGCGCGGGCTGAAATAAAAATGATAAAAGAACTTGCGAAACCTTATCTTAAAAAGCACATCGGCGGCGAAGGATTATATTCCATAGGACAGAGTATTTTATCAAAAAGACAAAATTTCGACGGTGTGATACAAATTGCACCTTTTACCTGCATGCCTGAGATTGTGGCATACAGTATTTTCCCGAAAATCATGCAAAAAGAAAAAATACCGGTTCTTTCGCTGTTTCTGGACGAACATTCCTCTGAGACCGGGATCATGACAAGGGTGGAGGCCTTTGTGGATTTGATTAAAA